In Mobula hypostoma chromosome 13, sMobHyp1.1, whole genome shotgun sequence, the following are encoded in one genomic region:
- the LOC134355472 gene encoding zinc finger protein 664-like isoform X1, which translates to MAVSNELKKHSLVSGVISMAALNVELKKEVGDAVGEPQSPETPRSWYHYYCPECGKGFRSPSGLERHLRVHTGERPFECPVCDKSFYSCSNLTRHQRIHSEERPFGCSACEKRFYTSGELARHARGHTHKQLHPCPVCGQGFCTPGEMARHRASHTGGRPFECGVCHKRFWTASYLAKHGRLHSGERPFSCSVCHKAFRAAGYLAKHERIHTGEKPFACAGCGKRFCASNKLAEHRQIHRADKAFECAACGKRFRASRNLAQHRRVHGERRPFVCPVCGKALAYSATLRIHQRIHSGERPFKCADCGKGFTQAFSLKLHQYHHSGERPHRCPLCGKGFVLASYLAKHRCAGLPEREAKE; encoded by the coding sequence CACAGCCTGGTGTCGGGAGTGATCTCCATGGCAGCCCTGAACGTGGAGCTGAAGAAAGAGGTCGGCGATGCAGTGGGTGAGCCACAGTCTCCTGAGACGCCGAGGTCTTGGTACCACTACTACTGCCCCGAGTGTGGCAAAGGCTTCAGGTCCCCCTCAGGCCTGGAGAGGCACTTGCGGGTGCACACCGGGGAGAGACCGTTTGAGTGCCCTGTGTGTGACAAGAGTTTCTACAGCTGTAGCAACCTGACCCGGCACCAGCGCATTCACAGCGAGGAGAGGCCATTCGGCTGTTCGGCCTGCGAGAAACGCTTCTATACCTCAGGTGAACTCGCTAGGCATGCCCGGGGCCACACGCACAAGCAGCTCCACCCGTGCCCTGTTTGCGGGCAAGGTTTCTGCACGCCCGGCGAGATGGCCCGGCACCGAGCCTCGCACACCGGCGGCCGGCCATTTGAGTGTGGCGTCTGCCACAAACGCTTCTGGACAGCCAGCTACCTGGCCAAGCACGGGCGTCTTCACAGTGGCGAGCGACCGTTCTcctgctccgtctgccacaaggCCTTCCGGGCGGCCGGCTACCTGGCCAAGCACGAGCGCATCCACACCGGAGAGAAGCCCTTCGCCTGCGCTGGCTGCGGCAAGCGCTTCTGCGCCTCCAACAAGCTGGCCGAGCACCGGCAGATCCACCGGGCCGACAAGGCCTTCGAGTGTGCGGCCTGTGGCAAGCGGTTCCGTGCCTCGCGCAACCTGGCGCAGCACCGGCGCGTGCACGGCGAGCGGCGGCCCTTCGTCTGCCCTGTTTGCGGCAAGGCGCTGGCCTACTCGGCCACACTGCGCATCCACCAGCGCATCCACTCGGGCGAGCGCCCCTTCAAGTGTGCCGACTGTGGAAAGGGCTTCACACAGGCCTTCAGCCTGAAGCTGCACCAGTACCACCACAGCGGGGAGCGGCCCCACCGGTGCCCGCTCTGCGGCAAGGGCTTCGTGCTGGCCAGTTACCTGGCAAAGCACCGGTGTGCCGGCCTGCCGGAGCGGGAGGCAAAAGAGTGA
- the LOC134355472 gene encoding zinc finger protein 664-like isoform X2, producing MAHSLVSGVISMAALNVELKKEVGDAVGEPQSPETPRSWYHYYCPECGKGFRSPSGLERHLRVHTGERPFECPVCDKSFYSCSNLTRHQRIHSEERPFGCSACEKRFYTSGELARHARGHTHKQLHPCPVCGQGFCTPGEMARHRASHTGGRPFECGVCHKRFWTASYLAKHGRLHSGERPFSCSVCHKAFRAAGYLAKHERIHTGEKPFACAGCGKRFCASNKLAEHRQIHRADKAFECAACGKRFRASRNLAQHRRVHGERRPFVCPVCGKALAYSATLRIHQRIHSGERPFKCADCGKGFTQAFSLKLHQYHHSGERPHRCPLCGKGFVLASYLAKHRCAGLPEREAKE from the coding sequence CACAGCCTGGTGTCGGGAGTGATCTCCATGGCAGCCCTGAACGTGGAGCTGAAGAAAGAGGTCGGCGATGCAGTGGGTGAGCCACAGTCTCCTGAGACGCCGAGGTCTTGGTACCACTACTACTGCCCCGAGTGTGGCAAAGGCTTCAGGTCCCCCTCAGGCCTGGAGAGGCACTTGCGGGTGCACACCGGGGAGAGACCGTTTGAGTGCCCTGTGTGTGACAAGAGTTTCTACAGCTGTAGCAACCTGACCCGGCACCAGCGCATTCACAGCGAGGAGAGGCCATTCGGCTGTTCGGCCTGCGAGAAACGCTTCTATACCTCAGGTGAACTCGCTAGGCATGCCCGGGGCCACACGCACAAGCAGCTCCACCCGTGCCCTGTTTGCGGGCAAGGTTTCTGCACGCCCGGCGAGATGGCCCGGCACCGAGCCTCGCACACCGGCGGCCGGCCATTTGAGTGTGGCGTCTGCCACAAACGCTTCTGGACAGCCAGCTACCTGGCCAAGCACGGGCGTCTTCACAGTGGCGAGCGACCGTTCTcctgctccgtctgccacaaggCCTTCCGGGCGGCCGGCTACCTGGCCAAGCACGAGCGCATCCACACCGGAGAGAAGCCCTTCGCCTGCGCTGGCTGCGGCAAGCGCTTCTGCGCCTCCAACAAGCTGGCCGAGCACCGGCAGATCCACCGGGCCGACAAGGCCTTCGAGTGTGCGGCCTGTGGCAAGCGGTTCCGTGCCTCGCGCAACCTGGCGCAGCACCGGCGCGTGCACGGCGAGCGGCGGCCCTTCGTCTGCCCTGTTTGCGGCAAGGCGCTGGCCTACTCGGCCACACTGCGCATCCACCAGCGCATCCACTCGGGCGAGCGCCCCTTCAAGTGTGCCGACTGTGGAAAGGGCTTCACACAGGCCTTCAGCCTGAAGCTGCACCAGTACCACCACAGCGGGGAGCGGCCCCACCGGTGCCCGCTCTGCGGCAAGGGCTTCGTGCTGGCCAGTTACCTGGCAAAGCACCGGTGTGCCGGCCTGCCGGAGCGGGAGGCAAAAGAGTGA
- the LOC134355472 gene encoding zinc finger protein 30-like isoform X3, whose amino-acid sequence MAALNVELKKEVGDAVGEPQSPETPRSWYHYYCPECGKGFRSPSGLERHLRVHTGERPFECPVCDKSFYSCSNLTRHQRIHSEERPFGCSACEKRFYTSGELARHARGHTHKQLHPCPVCGQGFCTPGEMARHRASHTGGRPFECGVCHKRFWTASYLAKHGRLHSGERPFSCSVCHKAFRAAGYLAKHERIHTGEKPFACAGCGKRFCASNKLAEHRQIHRADKAFECAACGKRFRASRNLAQHRRVHGERRPFVCPVCGKALAYSATLRIHQRIHSGERPFKCADCGKGFTQAFSLKLHQYHHSGERPHRCPLCGKGFVLASYLAKHRCAGLPEREAKE is encoded by the coding sequence ATGGCAGCCCTGAACGTGGAGCTGAAGAAAGAGGTCGGCGATGCAGTGGGTGAGCCACAGTCTCCTGAGACGCCGAGGTCTTGGTACCACTACTACTGCCCCGAGTGTGGCAAAGGCTTCAGGTCCCCCTCAGGCCTGGAGAGGCACTTGCGGGTGCACACCGGGGAGAGACCGTTTGAGTGCCCTGTGTGTGACAAGAGTTTCTACAGCTGTAGCAACCTGACCCGGCACCAGCGCATTCACAGCGAGGAGAGGCCATTCGGCTGTTCGGCCTGCGAGAAACGCTTCTATACCTCAGGTGAACTCGCTAGGCATGCCCGGGGCCACACGCACAAGCAGCTCCACCCGTGCCCTGTTTGCGGGCAAGGTTTCTGCACGCCCGGCGAGATGGCCCGGCACCGAGCCTCGCACACCGGCGGCCGGCCATTTGAGTGTGGCGTCTGCCACAAACGCTTCTGGACAGCCAGCTACCTGGCCAAGCACGGGCGTCTTCACAGTGGCGAGCGACCGTTCTcctgctccgtctgccacaaggCCTTCCGGGCGGCCGGCTACCTGGCCAAGCACGAGCGCATCCACACCGGAGAGAAGCCCTTCGCCTGCGCTGGCTGCGGCAAGCGCTTCTGCGCCTCCAACAAGCTGGCCGAGCACCGGCAGATCCACCGGGCCGACAAGGCCTTCGAGTGTGCGGCCTGTGGCAAGCGGTTCCGTGCCTCGCGCAACCTGGCGCAGCACCGGCGCGTGCACGGCGAGCGGCGGCCCTTCGTCTGCCCTGTTTGCGGCAAGGCGCTGGCCTACTCGGCCACACTGCGCATCCACCAGCGCATCCACTCGGGCGAGCGCCCCTTCAAGTGTGCCGACTGTGGAAAGGGCTTCACACAGGCCTTCAGCCTGAAGCTGCACCAGTACCACCACAGCGGGGAGCGGCCCCACCGGTGCCCGCTCTGCGGCAAGGGCTTCGTGCTGGCCAGTTACCTGGCAAAGCACCGGTGTGCCGGCCTGCCGGAGCGGGAGGCAAAAGAGTGA